Genomic segment of Geminocystis herdmanii PCC 6308:
GGAGGGAAAAAAGGTAGCGTGACGGGGTTTATGGGGTGGTTAGAGTTATCTTTAGGGCATAATTACCAAGATTATCCCGATTTTACTCAACTTTACTCGACTTTATGCCGATTTGCTACTTATTGCGGTACAGGACATAAAACTACTTTTGGTTTAGGGCATACTATACTTAGTAAGGGAAATGAAAATACTGATGAGGGGAGGCAACAGATATTTACCCAAGCGTCAAATTATAATAACGACTGTCTCGAAGATAAGTTAGTTACTAGAATCGATGAGTTAACAGGTATTTTTCTCAAACAGAAAAATGGAAAAGGGGGAAATCGTGCAGAAAATGTTTGTCTTAGTTATGCTAATATTCTTGCTAGAAGGGAGTTGGGAATGGCTTTGAAGGATATTTCGATCGAGCTTGAAATGCCTTATGAAACGGTGAAAACTTACTCAAAAAGGGCAAAAAAACTTTTAATTAACGGTAGTTAGACAAAAATTTACTCACCGTGTAATGAATTACACGGCTAATATCGATCGTTCTACGAACTAAAAAGTAACTCGATCGAACACTTCCCGTAAAACCCTAGCAGATTCCACCAATAATTTTTCTTCCTCCTCACTCAAAGTCAAGTTAACGGTTTTTAAAATACCCCTCTCATTAATTACACGAGGCACACTTAAACAAATATCTTCAATACCGTATAACCCCGTCATCAAACCGCTAACAGTTAAAACGCGCTCTTGAGAATTGAGAATCGCCTTCACAATATCCGTTGTAGCTAGTCCGATCGCATAAGAAGTATAACCCTTCCGTTGAATAATCTCATAAGCTGCATTTTTTACATTAAAGTAAATTTCTGATAACTTATCCTGCTCATCTTTTGCTAAATTATCCCAACCATCAGGCACAATTTTCATACCCCCCACGTTGGCACTACTCCACACCGCCACTTCACTGTCTCCATGCTCACCAATAATATAGGCATGAACACTACGAGCATCAATACCCATCTCCTGAGCTAATAAAGCCCGAAAACGAGCGCTATCTAACACTGTACCAGAACCGATGACCCTAGAGCTAGGAAAACCAGTTATTTTTAAAGTTACATAGGTAAGAATGTCCACAGGATTACTCACCACTAAGATAATGCAATCAGGACAATATTTCACCACATCGTGTAAAATACTTTTATATACAGATATATTGCGTTCTACCAAGCTCAAACGAGTTTCCCCGTCTCTTTGGGCGACTCCTGCGGTAATAATCACGATGTCGGCATTTTGTCCCACATCTGCCACTGTACCAGCTTTTAAGTCCGTAGGCGCAAGAAAAGGCATTCCGTGAGAAAAATCCATCACTTCCCCTGCCAATTTTTCTTCGGCTATATCCTGTAAAATCAATTCATCAAAGCAATCTTGAATCAGGAGAGAATAAGCACAAGCTAAACCTACTTGCCCTAAACCGATGATAACTCCTTTACGGGGTTTTAAAGAGGAGGGTTTTTCTGCACTGGGATTAGGTATTAATATTTTTTCAAACATGATTTCGATCGATATTCTATATAATTTTTACACAATTTCAGTATAAAGCTAAAAATGATTACTGTGAGGTTAATAGAAGATTAAGTTTCAAAACTTTGTTTAATAATAGGCGGAATTTCTTGGGTTTTTCTAGTTTGTGGATTGATACAAATATGTCTAGTTAAAGCCTTAGCAATTAATTCGTTATTTTTTAAAACTTGATATTGTATTTCAAAAACTTTTTCATTAATTAATGTTGCTTCAAGATTTATACTAATTATATCCCCACAAAAAAGAGGTTTAAAAAAGTCAATTTCTGCATGAATAATCGGAATTGCTATTAATTTATTTGAAAAAAAATCTGGTAAATTAATGTTTAAATTAGATAAAAAATCTTCGTAGGCTTCATGACAAATAGAGAGTAAATTGGAA
This window contains:
- a CDS encoding L-lactate dehydrogenase, with product MFEKILIPNPSAEKPSSLKPRKGVIIGLGQVGLACAYSLLIQDCFDELILQDIAEEKLAGEVMDFSHGMPFLAPTDLKAGTVADVGQNADIVIITAGVAQRDGETRLSLVERNISVYKSILHDVVKYCPDCIILVVSNPVDILTYVTLKITGFPSSRVIGSGTVLDSARFRALLAQEMGIDARSVHAYIIGEHGDSEVAVWSSANVGGMKIVPDGWDNLAKDEQDKLSEIYFNVKNAAYEIIQRKGYTSYAIGLATTDIVKAILNSQERVLTVSGLMTGLYGIEDICLSVPRVINERGILKTVNLTLSEEEEKLLVESARVLREVFDRVTF
- a CDS encoding acyl-CoA thioesterase; its protein translation is MYQRTIYFADTDSAGVVYFSNLLSICHEAYEDFLSNLNINLPDFFSNKLIAIPIIHAEIDFFKPLFCGDIISINLEATLINEKVFEIQYQVLKNNELIAKALTRHICINPQTRKTQEIPPIIKQSFET